The Niastella koreensis GR20-10 genome includes a window with the following:
- a CDS encoding cupin domain-containing protein, with protein sequence MNKTALYAMAMLLVPWLSCTNHPVQNLANPPGIGTGEHAKMILPPVKDTLLASGRKNIYLAGMRNKPGFFIERYIFPPGYKGMPHVHNSDLYITIISGVAHIVQEKKFDTTAPSVAYGPGSFVVIKADQPHFEWFTQECTMQVSGIGPNETYYIPEEQTKK encoded by the coding sequence ATGAATAAGACAGCCCTTTATGCCATGGCAATGCTACTGGTTCCATGGCTGTCCTGTACCAATCACCCGGTACAGAACCTTGCAAATCCTCCCGGGATCGGGACAGGTGAACACGCCAAAATGATACTCCCACCTGTAAAAGACACGCTGCTGGCAAGCGGCAGAAAGAACATTTACCTTGCCGGAATGCGTAACAAACCCGGATTCTTTATTGAACGCTACATTTTCCCGCCCGGTTATAAAGGTATGCCGCATGTACATAATTCCGACCTGTACATTACTATCATAAGCGGCGTTGCTCATATAGTTCAGGAGAAAAAATTCGATACCACTGCTCCTTCTGTGGCTTATGGCCCCGGCAGCTTCGTTGTGATCAAGGCCGATCAGCCGCACTTTGAATGGTTTACCCAGGAATGCACGATGCAGGTTTCCGGCATAGGTCCTAATGAGACTTATTATATACCAGAGGAGCAGACGAAGAAATAG
- a CDS encoding penicillin acylase family protein, with product MRIIPFIVTVVVTIGLIVTLSKPIGSIPPLGSFLSPQTGFWQNAEPVDAHPNLDLNFPQLKDKVQVYFDDRMVPHVFAQNDEDLYFVQGYLHAKYRLWQMEFQTRAAAGRIAEVVGPGPNNNYLNYDRNMRRLGMPFGAHRTLDSMEADATTKSVLDAYTSGVNAYIDNLSENELPLEYRLLNYVPEHWNNFKTALFLKQMSFNLTGGDNDFELTNVRNVLSREDFETLFPAFQDSLDPIIPKGEAFAPPAFRPQMPITSDSVYFKWNTFASIDVSAVDKPNKDNGSNNWAVSGAKTKSGRPILCNDPHLDLTLPSLWFEIQLHTPQHNVYGVSFPGAPMVVIGFNDSCSWGVTNAGRDVKDYYNIKFKDETKQQYLFNGNWVNTELHIDTIKIKGALPFYDTVAYTLFGPVQYDNSFSGNRTTPNNNFAVKWKAHEGANELKTFYLLNRMKNIGDYHEALKFFHCPGQNFVFADKSGDIAIWQQGEFPAKWRRQGDFIMPGVDSSYLWQGNIEQQENPHIENPVRGFVSSANQTPADSTYPYYLGCEYPIYRGIAINRYLRQLNNITIDDMKKMQTDNYNVFAETALPLLMSNVDESTLSIEEKKYLDILRGWNLRADAVEKAPAIFQLWFDNLEAEVWNDDLEVASKPVKMPQEATLVHCLTMSNFKFADNIKTNQVESIQDVVTAAFKKTVPVVSLADQKANLNWGKYKDAGIRHLLRREPLSRFHLMTGGGENMINATNQFHGPSWRMIVELTDKTEAWGIYPGGQSGNPGSKYYDNFIDKWTEGKYDKLWVMDAGEAKDKRVLFTMNFN from the coding sequence ATGCGCATTATTCCATTTATTGTTACCGTAGTTGTTACTATAGGTTTAATTGTTACTTTAAGTAAGCCTATAGGCAGCATTCCGCCGCTGGGCAGTTTCCTTAGCCCGCAAACAGGGTTTTGGCAAAATGCAGAACCCGTTGATGCCCATCCCAACCTCGATCTTAATTTTCCGCAACTGAAAGACAAGGTACAGGTGTACTTCGATGACAGAATGGTGCCGCATGTATTTGCGCAGAACGATGAAGACCTGTATTTCGTACAAGGCTACCTGCATGCAAAATACCGCCTTTGGCAAATGGAGTTTCAAACCCGTGCCGCAGCTGGCCGCATTGCTGAAGTAGTGGGGCCCGGACCTAATAACAATTACCTGAACTACGACCGTAACATGCGCCGGTTGGGCATGCCATTTGGCGCCCATCGTACTCTCGATAGCATGGAAGCCGATGCCACTACCAAAAGCGTTCTCGATGCTTACACCTCGGGCGTGAATGCCTACATTGATAATTTATCGGAAAATGAATTGCCGCTCGAATACCGGTTACTGAACTATGTGCCCGAGCATTGGAACAATTTTAAAACCGCGCTCTTCCTGAAACAGATGAGCTTTAACCTGACTGGTGGTGATAATGATTTTGAATTAACCAATGTACGCAATGTATTGAGCCGCGAAGATTTTGAAACCCTGTTCCCGGCCTTCCAGGATTCGCTGGACCCTATTATTCCCAAAGGCGAAGCATTTGCACCGCCTGCTTTTCGTCCACAAATGCCGATAACCTCAGACAGCGTCTACTTTAAATGGAACACGTTTGCCAGCATCGATGTATCGGCTGTTGACAAACCCAATAAAGACAATGGCAGTAACAACTGGGCAGTAAGTGGCGCCAAAACAAAAAGCGGCCGTCCCATTTTATGTAACGACCCGCATCTCGATTTAACCCTTCCATCCCTTTGGTTCGAGATCCAATTACATACACCGCAGCACAACGTGTACGGAGTTAGTTTCCCGGGAGCGCCCATGGTGGTCATTGGCTTTAACGATAGCTGCAGCTGGGGCGTTACCAATGCCGGCCGCGATGTAAAGGACTATTATAACATCAAATTCAAAGACGAAACAAAACAACAATACCTGTTCAATGGCAATTGGGTAAATACCGAGCTGCACATAGACACGATTAAAATAAAAGGCGCATTGCCTTTTTATGATACGGTTGCCTATACCCTATTCGGCCCTGTGCAATACGATAACTCTTTTAGCGGTAACCGCACCACACCCAATAACAATTTTGCTGTAAAGTGGAAAGCGCACGAAGGGGCCAACGAGTTGAAGACTTTCTACCTGTTGAACCGGATGAAGAATATTGGCGACTATCACGAGGCACTTAAATTCTTTCACTGTCCGGGTCAGAACTTTGTGTTTGCGGACAAAAGCGGCGACATTGCCATCTGGCAACAGGGCGAGTTCCCCGCCAAATGGCGGCGCCAGGGAGATTTTATAATGCCCGGCGTTGATTCTTCCTATTTATGGCAGGGAAACATTGAACAACAGGAAAACCCGCACATCGAAAACCCGGTCCGGGGTTTTGTAAGCAGCGCTAACCAAACGCCTGCAGATTCAACCTATCCTTATTACCTGGGGTGCGAGTATCCTATTTACCGGGGCATAGCCATTAACCGGTACCTGCGGCAATTAAACAATATCACCATCGATGATATGAAAAAAATGCAGACCGATAATTACAATGTGTTTGCAGAAACGGCGCTGCCCCTGCTGATGAGCAATGTGGATGAGAGCACCTTAAGCATTGAAGAGAAAAAATACCTCGATATCCTGCGCGGCTGGAACTTACGCGCCGATGCGGTTGAAAAAGCACCGGCCATCTTTCAACTGTGGTTCGATAACCTGGAGGCCGAAGTATGGAACGATGACCTGGAAGTAGCCAGCAAACCGGTAAAAATGCCGCAGGAAGCTACGCTGGTGCATTGTTTAACTATGTCGAACTTCAAGTTTGCCGATAACATCAAAACCAACCAGGTTGAATCGATCCAGGATGTGGTAACAGCCGCCTTTAAAAAAACAGTACCGGTAGTATCTCTGGCCGATCAAAAAGCCAACCTGAACTGGGGTAAATACAAGGATGCAGGCATCAGGCATTTACTGCGGCGGGAGCCCTTGAGCCGTTTTCATTTAATGACCGGTGGCGGCGAAAACATGATCAATGCCACCAACCAGTTTCATGGGCCCAGCTGGCGCATGATTGTTGAGTTGACTGATAAAACCGAGGCCTGGGGTATTTATCCGGGCGGACAAAGTGGTAATCCCGGCAGCAAGTACTACGATAATTTTATTGATAAATGGACTGAAGGGAAGTACGACAAACTGTGGGTGATGGACGCCGGGGAAGCTAAAGACAAAAGGGTTCTTTTTACTATGAACTTTAATTAA
- a CDS encoding RDD family protein codes for MEDLLSNIVYTPVFASKRKRWGASLVDYVLYFAAFIFICYFFGTRTMDENGNSSWNLDGLPGFIGIVVSWLLFFPVIESFNDGQTIGKALFRIKTVKEDGSRINFGTSFLRHFFDWVDYLPFLGICGMIVASNNDKKQRVGDLVAKTIVVNSRS; via the coding sequence ATGGAAGACCTCTTATCCAACATAGTTTACACTCCGGTATTCGCATCCAAAAGAAAGCGCTGGGGAGCCAGTTTAGTTGACTACGTTCTTTACTTTGCAGCATTTATTTTCATATGTTACTTTTTCGGTACCCGCACCATGGATGAAAATGGCAACAGTTCCTGGAACCTGGACGGTTTACCCGGCTTCATAGGAATAGTAGTGTCCTGGCTGTTGTTTTTTCCGGTTATAGAATCGTTTAATGACGGACAAACCATTGGCAAAGCATTGTTTCGGATAAAAACTGTCAAAGAAGATGGGTCCAGGATAAATTTTGGCACGAGTTTCTTAAGGCATTTTTTCGATTGGGTTGATTACCTGCCTTTTCTGGGCATCTGCGGAATGATCGTTGCATCCAATAACGATAAGAAACAACGTGTAGGCGACCTGGTGGCAAAAACCATAGTGGTTAATTCCAGGAGTTAA
- a CDS encoding DUF5686 and carboxypeptidase regulatory-like domain-containing protein — protein MRILSLLTLFIIGFTSVQAARISGRVTDEKGQVLVYASILVKGTTQGTTANKEGDYFLHLNSGTYTIVAQYVGYSRQEKTITVGTDNITLDFQLSVQQFNLKEVVVKPGGEDPAYEIIRNAIKKRPYYRHQLNTFQCEVYIKGQLQLRAYPKKIMGTPVDFEDGDTSQRKMLFLSETVARYSVEKPRKSKIEVLSTKVSGRSDEFGLSTPQIVSFYENNIQVGRNLNPRGFISPIASSALGFYYYHYEGSFIEDGREVNRIKVIPKRRYEPLFSGYINITEGDWRIHSLQLRLTKASQMELIDSLNIDQLYVPFNKDVWVIKTQVLYPAVKLLGFDAFGSFVNVYSQFNITPSFERKFFNNTYLKIYEGSNKKAAAFWDSIRPLPLQAEEIADYYKKDSLEKAHRDPHYLDSIDRRRNKLHLFPLIATGQEFYREKKREIYSVNPLLETIAYNTVEGWLGSFGGSYTKLLDTIPGSRHAFSAEPAIRYGTSNHHLNASGKFTYTYGKKYFSSFSLSGGKWVYQFNNTNPISQLSNTIRSWLFERNYAKFYEAWHAQFNFSKEVGSGITVFGGLKYEDRIPLENTTNYSAGNRKNIEFTPNYPLDLTAENFKRHQALIGKIGISWLPGAKYIEYPDRIVNVGSQYPLFTLSYRKGFQNWLGSDINYSKWRFDVQQRLDLNLGGNFRYKMSLGGFIRRDSVAVIDYNHFNGNEILASAEYLYGFQLLPYYKYSNKNRLYAEGHIEHHFNGLLTNKIPVFRQTNWYLVMGANALYVDSDKEYIEVFAGFENILKIARLDFVWGFDKDKVSAFGIRLGIRGFGRL, from the coding sequence ATGAGAATACTGTCCTTACTTACCCTCTTTATTATTGGTTTTACATCCGTGCAGGCCGCGCGGATCAGCGGCAGGGTCACTGACGAAAAAGGACAGGTGCTGGTGTATGCTTCCATCCTGGTAAAAGGCACCACCCAGGGAACTACGGCCAATAAAGAAGGCGATTATTTTCTGCATCTCAATTCGGGCACATACACTATTGTAGCGCAATATGTGGGCTATAGCCGCCAGGAAAAAACGATTACCGTAGGCACAGACAATATCACGCTCGATTTTCAGCTGTCTGTTCAACAATTCAATTTAAAAGAAGTAGTGGTAAAGCCCGGTGGGGAAGACCCCGCCTATGAGATCATTCGCAACGCCATTAAAAAAAGGCCCTATTACCGGCATCAGCTTAATACCTTTCAATGTGAGGTGTATATAAAAGGGCAGCTGCAGTTGCGGGCTTATCCCAAAAAAATCATGGGCACGCCGGTTGATTTTGAAGATGGTGATACCAGTCAACGGAAAATGCTTTTTCTGTCGGAAACCGTAGCGCGGTATTCAGTTGAAAAGCCACGCAAAAGTAAAATCGAAGTACTTTCTACCAAGGTAAGCGGCAGAAGCGATGAGTTTGGATTAAGTACCCCCCAGATCGTTTCATTTTACGAGAATAACATCCAGGTGGGCCGTAACCTGAACCCGCGTGGTTTTATTTCACCCATTGCCAGCAGTGCGCTGGGTTTTTACTATTATCATTACGAAGGCAGTTTTATAGAAGATGGGCGGGAGGTCAACCGCATTAAGGTAATACCCAAGCGACGGTACGAGCCGCTGTTCAGCGGGTATATCAATATCACCGAAGGCGACTGGCGCATTCACAGTTTGCAATTGCGGCTTACCAAGGCTTCCCAGATGGAGCTGATAGATTCGCTGAATATTGATCAGTTGTATGTTCCTTTTAACAAAGATGTGTGGGTGATAAAAACGCAGGTATTGTACCCGGCGGTAAAACTGTTGGGTTTTGATGCGTTTGGCAGTTTTGTAAATGTGTATTCCCAATTTAATATCACGCCTTCATTTGAGCGGAAGTTTTTTAACAATACATATCTGAAGATCTATGAAGGTTCCAATAAGAAGGCGGCTGCTTTCTGGGATTCCATTCGTCCCTTGCCCTTGCAGGCAGAGGAAATAGCCGATTACTACAAAAAAGACAGCCTGGAAAAAGCACATAGAGATCCGCATTACCTCGACTCCATCGATCGCCGTAGAAACAAACTACACCTGTTCCCTTTAATTGCAACGGGACAGGAGTTTTACAGGGAGAAAAAACGGGAGATCTACAGTGTGAACCCCTTGCTGGAAACCATTGCTTACAACACTGTGGAAGGCTGGTTAGGCAGCTTTGGCGGCAGCTATACCAAACTGCTGGATACCATTCCCGGTTCGCGGCATGCGTTTAGTGCAGAACCTGCCATCCGGTATGGTACCAGCAATCATCACCTCAATGCATCGGGTAAGTTTACATATACGTATGGTAAAAAATATTTTTCTTCTTTCTCATTAAGCGGTGGCAAATGGGTGTACCAGTTCAATAATACCAATCCCATCAGTCAACTGAGTAATACCATTCGCAGCTGGTTGTTCGAGCGTAATTACGCCAAATTTTATGAGGCCTGGCATGCGCAATTCAATTTTTCAAAGGAAGTTGGCAGCGGGATCACGGTGTTTGGCGGTTTAAAATACGAAGACCGCATTCCATTGGAGAATACCACCAATTATTCGGCGGGCAACCGCAAGAACATCGAGTTTACGCCGAATTACCCCCTTGATTTGACGGCGGAGAACTTTAAACGCCATCAGGCATTGATTGGAAAGATTGGGATAAGCTGGTTACCCGGGGCCAAATACATCGAATATCCCGACAGGATCGTGAACGTGGGTTCACAATATCCGTTGTTTACCCTGTCTTACAGAAAAGGTTTTCAAAACTGGCTGGGCAGTGATATCAATTACTCCAAATGGCGGTTCGATGTACAGCAACGGCTTGACCTGAACCTGGGTGGAAATTTTCGCTATAAGATGAGCCTGGGTGGCTTTATAAGGCGCGATAGTGTGGCAGTGATAGATTATAACCATTTTAATGGGAACGAAATTCTGGCCTCTGCTGAATACCTGTACGGTTTCCAGTTATTGCCTTACTATAAATACAGCAACAAGAACCGGTTGTATGCAGAAGGGCATATTGAACATCACTTTAATGGCCTGCTCACCAATAAGATCCCCGTTTTTCGCCAAACCAACTGGTACCTGGTAATGGGCGCCAATGCGTTGTATGTTGATAGTGATAAGGAATACATTGAAGTATTCGCCGGTTTTGAGAACATTCTCAAAATAGCCCGGCTCGACTTTGTATGGGGCTTTGATAAAGACAAGGTTTCAGCATTTGGCATCAGGTTGGGTATAAGGGGCTTTGGAAGACTGTAA
- a CDS encoding rhodanese-related sulfurtransferase — protein sequence MAILHNRVSQKELKELLYQETEPRTTISFYQYFPIAEPEEFRNELYKHLEALKVFGRIYVAHEGINAQISVPEGNYEAFKAFLYSYEPLNGLRLNIAVDDDGKSFWVLKIKVRDKIVADGITDETFNMANKGKYVNAHQLNVMLNDPETIVVDMRNHYEYEVGHFVKALEVPSDTFREQLPMAVDMLKDAKDKNIIMYCTGGIRCEKASAYMLHHGFQNVFHLEGGIINYAKQVKENGLDSKFIGKNFVFDNRLGERITPDIIARCHQCGNPADNHANCANDGCHLLFIQCDNCRQQYEGCCSKECQDFNHLPEEERKEQRKGIDKGRNIFNKSRHRLRPRLGEQGQQPIDNEQ from the coding sequence ATGGCAATATTACACAACCGCGTCTCCCAGAAGGAGCTGAAAGAACTTTTGTACCAGGAAACAGAACCCCGTACTACCATTTCCTTTTATCAGTATTTCCCCATCGCCGAACCTGAAGAATTCCGCAACGAACTGTATAAGCATTTAGAGGCACTAAAAGTGTTTGGCCGCATTTACGTGGCGCACGAAGGCATCAATGCCCAGATCAGTGTGCCGGAAGGTAACTACGAGGCATTCAAGGCCTTTTTGTATTCTTATGAACCGTTGAACGGGTTACGCCTGAACATTGCTGTTGATGATGACGGTAAATCGTTTTGGGTGTTGAAAATAAAAGTGCGCGACAAGATCGTAGCCGATGGTATAACTGACGAAACGTTCAATATGGCCAACAAAGGCAAATATGTAAATGCCCACCAGTTGAATGTTATGCTGAACGATCCTGAAACCATTGTGGTTGATATGCGCAATCACTATGAGTATGAGGTAGGTCATTTTGTAAAAGCCCTGGAAGTGCCCAGCGATACCTTTCGCGAGCAGTTACCCATGGCGGTTGACATGCTGAAAGACGCCAAAGATAAAAACATCATTATGTATTGCACCGGCGGCATCCGCTGTGAAAAAGCCAGTGCATATATGTTGCATCACGGGTTTCAGAACGTATTTCACCTCGAAGGCGGTATTATCAATTATGCCAAACAGGTAAAGGAAAACGGGCTCGACAGCAAATTCATTGGAAAGAACTTTGTGTTTGACAACAGGCTGGGAGAGCGCATTACCCCCGACATTATTGCCCGTTGTCACCAGTGTGGTAACCCGGCCGATAACCATGCCAATTGTGCCAATGATGGCTGCCACCTGTTGTTTATTCAATGCGACAATTGCCGCCAGCAATATGAAGGTTGTTGCAGCAAGGAATGCCAGGATTTTAATCATTTACCCGAAGAGGAGCGTAAGGAGCAGCGCAAGGGCATAGATAAAGGACGGAATATTTTTAATAAATCGCGCCACAGGTTGAGGCCGAGGTTGGGAGAGCAAGGGCAACAGCCAATAGACAATGAGCAATAG